The Sphingosinicella flava genome includes the window AATGAAGAAGGTGGAGGGCGCGATCGTCGGCGCGGGGACCGTGCTCAACGAACAGGATTTGCGGCGGAGCATCGACGCGGGCGCCGAATTCATCGTGTCGCCGGGGCTCACCGAGTCGCTTGGACGGGCGGCGATTGCAAGCGGCATTCCGTTCCTGCCCGGTGTCGCCAATGCGGGCGACATCATGCGCGGGCTCGACATGGGCCTGGACCGTTTCAAATTCTTCCCGGCCGAAGCGTCAGGCGGATTGAAGGCGCTGAAGGCCCTCGCCGGGCCGTTCGGCAACGTGCGCTTCTGCCCAACCGGCGGGATCACCGCCGAAACGGCTCCAACCTATCTCGCCGAAGAGGCGGTGCTGTGCGTCGGCGGCAGCTGGTTGATCGGCAAGGGGGCGCCGGACGTGGCGGCGATCGAAGATATGGCGCGGAAGGCGGCTTCGCTCGCCTGATTGGGTTCCTGCGAAAGCAGGAGTCCAGTCTACCGATCGGCGCCGCTGGTTCCTGCTTTCGCAGGAACACGATTATTGGGTGCAGTGAGGGCAGCTTACCCCCTCGACATAAAGCGGCGATCTCCGCTCTTCCGCGCTGACCGGACGGCCGCAAGGCTTGCAGAGGACGTGCGTGCCAATCTCCAGCCCGTGGCCGACCGACACCCGTTCGTCGAACACGAAACATTCGCCCTGCCACAGGCTTTCCTGGCGCGGCACGGTTTCGAGATATTTGAGGATCCCGCCGTCGAGGTGGTAGACTTCTTCGATCCCCTCGGCCTTCAGGAACGCCGTCGCCTTTTCGCAGCGTATGCCGCCGGTGCAGAACATCGCGACCCTCGGCGCCTTTTCCAGTTCCTTGCGATGCGCGCGGAACCATTGCGGGAATTCGCGGAAGCTCTCCGTCTTGGGGTCGACCGCGCCCTTGAAGGTGCCGATGCCGACTTCGTAATCGTTGCGCGTATCGATGACGACCGTACCGGGATCGGCGATGAGCGCGTTCCAATCCTCTGGCGCGACATAGTGGCCGGTGCCCTGAAGGGGATCAACGTCGGGCTCCCCCATCGTGACGATTTCCTTCTTCAGCCGCACTTTCATGCGGCCGAAGGGCATGGTTTCGGCATGGCTGTCCTTGAAGGAGAGGCCCGCGCAGCCGGGCAGCGCGCGGATCGCTGAGAGCGCGGCTTCTATGCCGTCATGACTCCCGGCAATCGTGCCGTTAATGCCTTCGCGTGCGATGAGGAGGGTGCCGTTGATCCCGGCCGCCGCGCAGGCATCGTCGAGCCGCGCCTTGACCGCGGCGGGATCTTCGAAGGGCGTGAACTTGTAGAGGGCGGTGACGCGAATGGTCATTGCGTGGTTCGGCTGAGCCTCAACGATGCCGCCGCCGCCGCGACCATGAAGCCGCCGCCGATCAGGAAGGAAACGACCGGCGCCTCGGGATAGAGATGGCGGACGAGCGCGCCCATCACCGTCGCGACGACGAGCTGCGGCAGGACGATGAAGATGTTGAACAGGCCCATATAGATGCCGAGCTTATTCTGCGGCAGCGCGCCGCAGAGGATGGAATAAGGCAGGCTGAGGATCGAGGCCCAGGCCATGCCGATGCCGACCATCGAGACCATCAGCAGGTTGGGATCCCCGATCACCGCGAACGAAGCGAGGCCGAGACCACCCGCGACAAGGTTGAGGGCATGAAGCCGCGCCGTGCCGATCCGCGCCGCAATGGCGGGAATGGCGAAGGCATAGAGCGCGGCGATGCCGTTATAGACGGCGAACAGGACGCCCACATAATCCGCGCCTTCATTATAGGCGACCGAGGCGGTGTCGGTAGAGCCGAACTGATATTGCGTGACGATCGGGGTCGCATAGACCCAGAGGATGAAGAGCGCGAACCAGGACAGGAACTGGATCACCGCCAGCCGCCGCATCGTTTGCGGCATCGACCAGAGATCGCTGAGGATATGACCGAGCACGCCGGCGCTCCGGCCGCTTGCCGCCCGGACGTGGTTGGCGATCTGCGCCGCGCCGAATGCGGCGAGGCCGAAGCCCAATATGTAAAGCGGATTGTCGAGGCCGAGGGCGGAAACCAGAGCGACGATGACGGCCCCCGCCGCGATCCAGGCGAAAGCGCCCACCAGGCTCGGCACGGCAGCGGCATGCGGGGTTTCCGGGCCCGTTTCTCGCGTGAATTGCGCCATCTGGTCCGGGGAATATTCCCGGGTGGTGAGGACGGTCCACAGAACGGCGCCGAGCGCCATCGCCGCGCCGAGATAGAAGGACCAGCGCACCGAATCCGGCACCACGCCTTCGGGCGCGACGTTGGACACGCCGAACACATTGTTGAGCAATGCCGGCGCCAGCGACGCGACGACCGCGCCCGCGCCGATGAACACCGTCTGAAAGGCATAGCCCGCCGTGCGTTGCCGTTCGTCGAGCATGTCGCCGACGAAAGCGCGGAACGGCTCCATCGATATGTTGACCGACGCGTCGAGCATCCAGAGCAGGCTCGCCGCCATCCACAAGGCCGAGGAATTGGGCATGGCGACCAGGGCGATCGAACAGAGGATCGCGCCGCCCAGGAAATAGGGACGGCGGCGGCCGAGCGGGCCCCAGGTGCGGTCGCTGAAATAACCAATGAGCGGCTGGACGAGGAGGCCGGTCACCGGCCCCGCGATCCACAGGATCGGCAGATCATCGATGGAGGCGCCGAGCGTCTGAAAGATGCGGCTGACATTCGCATTCTGAAGCGCGAAGGCGATCTGGATCCCGAAAAAGCCGAATGAAATGTTCCACAAGCCCCAAAACCCGAGCAGCGGCTTTTTCTTCAACATGGTCGTCATGACTGGCATCCCCGGCTGTTGCGGCGCGATCCCCGGCCGCGCTCTTTGCACAGCAGTGACTCCGGCTCACGGCCAAGTCCAGCGCGAATCCGTGGCTGCCTTTGCGAAATAAGACCTTCGCCGTTGGTTTTGCTAAGAAATTTTCAATTACTTCAAGGGAAAGGCAATGCTATGGCAGGATCGCCGGCTCCGGGGGGAGTCGCGCCCGCCTGGGCTGCGCGATAGTGGGGATAGATGACGCACGGTAATCGGAATGGAATGAGCGGGAGGACGTGTCACGAAAGCGTCACGGCACCTTCATCGTCCGCTCATCCGCGCGTCTTAACGGGCCGGTCCATGGCGATTACGTCCCCTTTCGACATGAGAATGGCATGCGGATGAAACTCGATCGGCGCACCGGCCGGCTGCTGCGCCGCCTTCCGCGCGTCACGGTTTATTCCGGGCTGGAAATCGCCTTGCTATCGCTCGTCGCGATCCAGTGCGCGCGCCTCGTCTGGGCGATCGTCACGCCGGTCGGCCCGGTCGGAGAATGGCGCGCGAGCCTGCCGGTTCAAACCGCCCAGACTATTCCGCCCTCCGCCTTCGCCGCCTTCGATCCCTTCTTTCGGTTGAACGGCGACACCGGACCGATGCAAGTCACCTCGCTCAACATCAAA containing:
- the eda gene encoding bifunctional 4-hydroxy-2-oxoglutarate aldolase/2-dehydro-3-deoxy-phosphogluconate aldolase — protein: MTRIDTIMRTSPVIPVLVIEDAAHARPIAEALVKGGLRVLEVTLRTEAALDVIREMKKVEGAIVGAGTVLNEQDLRRSIDAGAEFIVSPGLTESLGRAAIASGIPFLPGVANAGDIMRGLDMGLDRFKFFPAEASGGLKALKALAGPFGNVRFCPTGGITAETAPTYLAEEAVLCVGGSWLIGKGAPDVAAIEDMARKAASLA
- the trhO gene encoding oxygen-dependent tRNA uridine(34) hydroxylase TrhO codes for the protein MTIRVTALYKFTPFEDPAAVKARLDDACAAAGINGTLLIAREGINGTIAGSHDGIEAALSAIRALPGCAGLSFKDSHAETMPFGRMKVRLKKEIVTMGEPDVDPLQGTGHYVAPEDWNALIADPGTVVIDTRNDYEVGIGTFKGAVDPKTESFREFPQWFRAHRKELEKAPRVAMFCTGGIRCEKATAFLKAEGIEEVYHLDGGILKYLETVPRQESLWQGECFVFDERVSVGHGLEIGTHVLCKPCGRPVSAEERRSPLYVEGVSCPHCTQ
- a CDS encoding MFS transporter — its product is MTTMLKKKPLLGFWGLWNISFGFFGIQIAFALQNANVSRIFQTLGASIDDLPILWIAGPVTGLLVQPLIGYFSDRTWGPLGRRRPYFLGGAILCSIALVAMPNSSALWMAASLLWMLDASVNISMEPFRAFVGDMLDERQRTAGYAFQTVFIGAGAVVASLAPALLNNVFGVSNVAPEGVVPDSVRWSFYLGAAMALGAVLWTVLTTREYSPDQMAQFTRETGPETPHAAAVPSLVGAFAWIAAGAVIVALVSALGLDNPLYILGFGLAAFGAAQIANHVRAASGRSAGVLGHILSDLWSMPQTMRRLAVIQFLSWFALFILWVYATPIVTQYQFGSTDTASVAYNEGADYVGVLFAVYNGIAALYAFAIPAIAARIGTARLHALNLVAGGLGLASFAVIGDPNLLMVSMVGIGMAWASILSLPYSILCGALPQNKLGIYMGLFNIFIVLPQLVVATVMGALVRHLYPEAPVVSFLIGGGFMVAAAAASLRLSRTTQ
- a CDS encoding type II secretion system protein N, which codes for MSRKRHGTFIVRSSARLNGPVHGDYVPFRHENGMRMKLDRRTGRLLRRLPRVTVYSGLEIALLSLVAIQCARLVWAIVTPVGPVGEWRASLPVQTAQTIPPSAFAAFDPFFRLNGDTGPMQVTSLNIKLFGVREDRASGRGSAIISTPDGQQQSFAVGDEIVPGVTLTGVSFDSVTISRGGATEQLFLDQSQPAPVAGSGTPQPSAAPSPAYTSSTTPPLPAVTPPPAAQPVTIVSAPPRKTP